A window from Azoarcus sp. DD4 encodes these proteins:
- a CDS encoding MG2 domain-containing protein yields the protein MTTSFRPSFPRFLGAALFALACLATPPAAQAQAEVGLSSGYTPFESMPFFILADKQFGSGDEALLRVEVPARDGGRQMLEAYGGVDILLYRVPKPLDFLKAQKNLHRVDVRARPRDEGLANTLSYLWDNAWKKSRLAWRDLFDANTRGTVTAAAPALQSRPALLEATEFRAPQRFKPLQGYELVDRFRYPVWQAQPIKPPEVKLQGSSSDFIPASEGNIHVPLGKLKPGLYLVEAIIGTHRAVTLLFVSDTVAVTKIAAGALTVWTAHRDDGRPVADSRLLWTDGVGTLKSATTGADGLATLAHASPERTWLLGEDAAGGVFVSENFYYDSEIHDTKLYAVTDRPLYRPGDLVRIKFLGRDFQSASRSRPPRAGELRIEVSDPNGTPVLATTAALAPDSGADTAFRLPDNAVAGGYEIRIGYEDKRYGAAFRVAEYVKPHFEIELLADQPSFKTGEPVSGKVRLAYPDGKPVKDAAVELTLRAQTLTMVQGELRYSGLFPVQLSTASLTTDGSGEAKFTLPAAKEPSRLILTLLATDGAAYRVRSSRELLVERAAASWKLASTRSFTMAGDKPAFRLEAEGENAAAPVKWEIVRLEDQSRSGGDFDPAQREWKPALDRPGSYSLMLRDAAGNIVAATAHWVGGATDKDSLKVAPGSIEMVTDKASYQPGETAEVLISFPEPVDEALLTLERDGVDATALLSRPGGWLRTERLAPNQWRARIPVSEAHAPNMTFSAVYVKHGDYVFQNAGLVVEPPRIALDIRSDHETVQPGDTVTVDIQAMLRGKPAPALLTVSVVDEMVYALQPEIAPSLPEFLQHVRRNNVRTGASLNFIAYDEAADWSAAAARQPPARHQYNERGVKVLERPRRDDTDTAAWLPALKTDAQGRARFSFRMPDALSRWRITVRAVGLDSADGVPGQRTAYVRSDKPLYAKWTSPDWLREGDRPQAALALFNNAAEERKAEVVLNLAGKEIKQEVSLRRGVNYLQFGLPEFKGRETARVEVKEGGRTVDALETPLAARGAKWRGPREQILNLHGDTPAAFGLPADARDLRLRLVAGGGEHFLRIADDLIDYPWGCTEQTASRLIPLALVTPLLAPNRHAEGEGGRLWQTLYSQRLRLAALAGPQAVFGWWGDGSENSALMTAYAYYADWYAARALGIELPAAHWERVLTAYRNHASREALLHRALALWFAQEIGLPVRTQAEGLLRGLAEAKAPEDSAVGADTWSPFLAAPDSALGLAHARVLAALIAQRAQAPLPAGFDAAVAEAQTQLAASKRPAARALLLLAGTEAKTAAPDILAHVGQAMPTLDRALTLVWTRKALGEIAPGTSAGRPVGVWQAATAAFGQPEWRWPATSAMPDGVRLEGRSADAPPLTAVLRYEADDAAGPGTLPVAVERRLYRLERGDKGYTRTPVRPEDGLSVQALYLDEIVLKADATHRHGLVEAALPPGAAVERGTWGINLLDGGPQAAPLERARAEEHSGSYGVPVDRLEGTVTVRHLLRVAQPGRFVLPPARYYRMYQPEEKALADKGEAAVWLVK from the coding sequence ATGACGACTTCCTTCCGCCCGTCCTTCCCGCGTTTCCTCGGTGCCGCGCTGTTCGCGCTGGCCTGCCTCGCCACCCCGCCCGCCGCGCAGGCGCAGGCGGAAGTCGGGCTGTCGAGCGGCTATACGCCCTTCGAGAGCATGCCCTTCTTCATCCTGGCCGATAAGCAGTTCGGCAGCGGCGACGAGGCCTTGCTGCGGGTCGAGGTGCCGGCCAGGGACGGCGGCCGCCAGATGCTGGAGGCCTACGGCGGGGTGGACATCCTGCTCTACCGGGTGCCGAAGCCGCTCGACTTCCTCAAGGCGCAGAAAAACCTGCATCGGGTGGATGTGCGCGCCCGGCCGCGCGACGAAGGCCTGGCCAACACGCTGTCCTACCTGTGGGACAACGCCTGGAAGAAGTCGCGGCTGGCCTGGCGCGACCTCTTCGACGCCAACACGCGCGGCACCGTCACCGCCGCGGCGCCGGCGCTGCAGAGCCGGCCGGCGCTGCTCGAAGCCACCGAATTCCGTGCCCCGCAGCGCTTCAAGCCGCTGCAGGGCTACGAACTGGTCGACCGCTTCCGCTACCCGGTGTGGCAGGCGCAGCCGATCAAGCCGCCGGAGGTCAAGCTGCAGGGTTCGAGCAGCGATTTCATCCCGGCCAGCGAAGGCAACATCCATGTACCGCTCGGCAAGCTGAAACCTGGCCTCTACCTGGTCGAGGCCATTATCGGAACCCACCGCGCGGTGACCTTGCTGTTCGTGTCCGACACCGTGGCCGTGACCAAGATCGCCGCCGGCGCGCTCACCGTGTGGACCGCCCACCGCGACGACGGCCGGCCGGTGGCCGACAGCCGCCTGCTGTGGACCGACGGCGTCGGCACGCTGAAATCCGCCACCACCGGCGCCGACGGACTCGCCACGCTGGCGCACGCCAGCCCGGAACGCACCTGGCTGCTCGGCGAGGATGCCGCCGGCGGGGTGTTCGTGTCGGAGAACTTCTACTACGACAGCGAGATCCACGACACCAAGCTGTACGCGGTGACCGATCGGCCGTTGTACCGCCCGGGCGACTTGGTGCGGATCAAGTTCCTCGGCCGCGACTTCCAGTCCGCCAGCCGTTCGCGCCCGCCGCGCGCCGGCGAGCTGCGTATCGAGGTGAGCGATCCCAACGGCACGCCGGTGCTCGCCACCACGGCAGCGCTCGCGCCGGACAGCGGCGCCGATACTGCCTTCCGCCTGCCCGACAACGCCGTGGCCGGCGGCTATGAGATCCGCATCGGCTACGAGGACAAGCGCTATGGCGCCGCCTTCCGCGTCGCCGAGTACGTCAAGCCGCATTTCGAGATCGAGTTGCTGGCCGACCAGCCGAGCTTCAAGACCGGCGAGCCGGTGAGCGGCAAGGTCCGCCTTGCCTATCCCGACGGCAAGCCGGTGAAGGACGCCGCGGTGGAGCTCACGTTGCGCGCGCAGACGCTGACCATGGTGCAGGGCGAACTGCGCTACAGCGGGCTGTTCCCGGTGCAGCTGTCCACCGCCAGCCTCACCACCGACGGCAGCGGCGAGGCCAAGTTCACGCTGCCGGCGGCGAAGGAGCCGTCGCGCCTCATCCTCACCCTGCTCGCCACCGACGGCGCCGCCTACCGCGTGCGCAGCTCGCGCGAACTGCTGGTGGAGCGCGCCGCGGCGAGCTGGAAGCTGGCGAGCACCCGCAGCTTCACGATGGCGGGCGACAAGCCGGCTTTCCGCCTCGAAGCCGAAGGCGAGAACGCCGCGGCGCCGGTCAAGTGGGAGATCGTGCGGCTGGAGGATCAATCCCGCAGCGGCGGCGATTTCGACCCGGCGCAGCGCGAGTGGAAGCCGGCGCTCGACCGCCCCGGCTCCTATTCGCTGATGCTGCGCGACGCCGCCGGCAACATCGTCGCCGCCACCGCGCACTGGGTGGGCGGCGCCACCGACAAGGACAGCCTCAAGGTCGCGCCCGGCTCGATCGAGATGGTCACCGACAAGGCCAGCTACCAGCCGGGCGAAACCGCCGAGGTGCTGATCTCCTTCCCCGAGCCGGTGGATGAAGCGCTGCTGACCCTGGAGCGCGACGGCGTGGACGCCACCGCCCTGCTCAGCCGTCCCGGCGGCTGGCTGCGCACCGAGCGCCTCGCCCCCAACCAGTGGCGCGCGCGCATCCCGGTGAGCGAGGCGCACGCGCCCAACATGACCTTCTCCGCGGTGTATGTGAAGCATGGCGACTACGTGTTCCAGAACGCCGGCCTGGTGGTGGAGCCGCCGCGCATCGCGCTCGACATCCGCAGCGACCACGAAACCGTGCAGCCCGGCGACACCGTGACGGTGGACATCCAGGCCATGCTGCGCGGCAAGCCGGCGCCGGCGCTGCTCACCGTCTCGGTGGTGGACGAGATGGTCTATGCGCTGCAGCCGGAGATCGCGCCCAGCCTGCCCGAATTCCTCCAGCACGTGCGCCGCAACAACGTGCGCACCGGCGCCAGCCTCAACTTCATCGCCTACGACGAAGCGGCCGACTGGTCCGCCGCCGCCGCGCGCCAGCCGCCCGCGCGCCACCAGTACAACGAGCGCGGCGTGAAGGTGCTGGAACGGCCGCGCCGCGACGACACCGACACCGCCGCCTGGCTGCCGGCGCTGAAGACCGACGCCCAGGGCCGCGCGCGCTTCTCCTTCCGCATGCCGGATGCACTGTCGCGCTGGCGTATTACCGTGCGCGCGGTCGGGCTGGACAGCGCCGACGGCGTGCCCGGCCAGCGCACCGCCTACGTCCGCTCCGACAAGCCGCTGTACGCCAAATGGACCTCGCCCGACTGGCTGCGCGAAGGCGACAGGCCGCAGGCGGCGCTGGCGCTGTTCAACAACGCCGCCGAGGAGCGCAAGGCCGAGGTGGTGCTGAACCTGGCCGGCAAGGAGATCAAGCAGGAAGTCAGCCTGCGCCGCGGGGTGAATTACCTCCAGTTCGGGCTGCCGGAGTTCAAGGGCCGCGAGACGGCCCGCGTCGAGGTCAAGGAAGGCGGCAGGACGGTCGATGCGCTGGAGACACCGCTCGCCGCGCGCGGCGCGAAATGGCGCGGCCCGCGCGAGCAGATCCTGAACCTGCACGGCGACACCCCGGCGGCCTTCGGTCTGCCGGCCGATGCCCGCGACCTGCGCCTGCGGCTGGTGGCGGGCGGCGGCGAGCACTTCCTGCGCATCGCCGACGACCTCATCGACTACCCCTGGGGCTGCACCGAGCAGACCGCCAGCCGGCTGATCCCGCTCGCGTTGGTGACGCCGCTGCTCGCGCCCAACCGCCATGCCGAGGGCGAGGGCGGCCGGCTGTGGCAGACGCTCTACAGCCAGCGCCTGCGGCTGGCGGCGCTGGCCGGTCCGCAGGCGGTGTTCGGCTGGTGGGGCGACGGCAGCGAGAACAGCGCGCTGATGACCGCCTACGCCTACTACGCCGACTGGTATGCCGCGCGCGCGCTCGGCATCGAACTGCCGGCCGCGCACTGGGAACGGGTGCTGACCGCCTACCGCAACCACGCCAGCCGCGAAGCCTTGCTGCACCGCGCGCTGGCGCTGTGGTTCGCGCAGGAGATCGGCCTGCCGGTACGCACCCAGGCGGAAGGCCTGCTGCGCGGTCTGGCCGAGGCCAAGGCGCCGGAAGACAGCGCTGTTGGCGCCGATACCTGGAGCCCCTTCCTCGCCGCGCCCGACAGCGCGCTCGGCCTTGCCCATGCCCGCGTGCTGGCGGCGCTGATCGCCCAGCGCGCGCAGGCGCCGTTGCCGGCCGGCTTCGACGCCGCGGTGGCCGAAGCCCAGACCCAGCTCGCCGCCAGCAAGCGTCCGGCGGCGCGTGCGCTGCTGCTGCTCGCCGGCACCGAGGCGAAGACTGCCGCGCCCGACATCCTCGCCCACGTCGGCCAGGCCATGCCCACGCTGGATCGCGCCCTGACCCTGGTGTGGACGCGCAAGGCGCTGGGCGAGATCGCCCCCGGCACGTCCGCCGGCCGCCCGGTCGGTGTCTGGCAGGCCGCCACCGCCGCCTTCGGCCAGCCCGAATGGCGCTGGCCCGCCACCAGCGCCATGCCGGACGGCGTCCGCCTCGAAGGGCGCAGCGCCGATGCCCCGCCGCTGACCGCGGTGCTGCGCTACGAAGCGGATGACGCCGCCGGCCCCGGCACGCTGCCGGTGGCGGTGGAACGCCGGCTCTATCGCCTCGAACGCGGCGACAAGGGCTACACCCGCACGCCGGTGAGGCCGGAAGACGGGCTGTCGGTGCAGGCGCTCTATCTCGACGAGATCGTGCTCAAGGCCGACGCGACCCACCGCCACGGCCTGGTCGAGGCCGCGCTGCCGCCCGGCGCCGCGGTGGAGCGCGGCACCTGGGGCATCAATCTGCTCGACGGCGGTCCCCAGGCCGCACCGCTCGAACGCGCCCGCGCCGAGGAACACAGCGGCAGCTACGGCGTGCCGGTCGACCGCCTCGAAGGCACGGTCACCGTGCGCCACCTGCTGCGCGTCGCCCAGCCCGGCCGCTTCGTGCTGCCGCCGGCGCGCTACTACCGCATGTACCAGCCGGAGGAGAAGGCGCTGGCGGACAAGGGCGAGGCGGCGGTGTGGCTGGTGAAGTGA
- a CDS encoding DUF1175 family protein: protein MPRHPRATQRGRRGFLAAAGALLLGASPPLRALMPLAPGRAVDAVPQLDAEQSRAFRAWVVRIADAQIRRGPTPRWTHRDCAGLVRFAVAEALAEHDLRWRRAMGMDGRLPPEAVPDALRAELRHQWKRPDGSTGAYVNAIGLVQENSRAVGRDLRLARPADLLFFDQGEAQHLMLWTGRRIVYHNGAEPRPGDDGLRAVSPRELLQWADTRWRPDAANPNFAGVYTLAFLT from the coding sequence ATGCCTCGGCACCCGCGCGCAACGCAGCGCGGCCGCCGCGGTTTTCTTGCCGCGGCCGGCGCGCTGCTGCTCGGTGCGTCACCGCCGCTGCGGGCATTGATGCCGTTGGCGCCCGGTCGTGCCGTGGATGCCGTGCCGCAACTGGATGCCGAACAGAGCCGCGCCTTCCGCGCCTGGGTGGTGCGCATCGCCGACGCGCAGATCCGCCGCGGTCCGACGCCGCGCTGGACGCATCGCGACTGCGCCGGTCTGGTGCGCTTCGCGGTGGCCGAGGCGCTGGCCGAGCACGACCTGCGCTGGCGGCGCGCGATGGGCATGGATGGCCGCCTGCCGCCCGAGGCCGTGCCCGACGCGCTGCGCGCCGAGCTGCGCCACCAGTGGAAGCGGCCCGACGGCAGCACCGGCGCCTACGTCAATGCCATCGGCCTGGTGCAGGAGAACAGCCGTGCCGTCGGCCGCGACCTGCGGCTGGCCCGTCCGGCCGACCTGCTCTTCTTCGACCAGGGTGAGGCCCAGCACCTGATGCTGTGGACCGGCCGGCGCATCGTCTATCACAACGGCGCCGAGCCGCGCCCCGGCGACGACGGCCTGCGCGCCGTCAGCCCGCGCGAGCTGCTGCAGTGGGCCGACACCCGCTGGCGGCCCGACGCCGCCAATCCCAATTTCGCCGGCGTCTACACGCTGGCCTTCCTGACCTGA
- a CDS encoding DUF2138 family protein, which yields MSSTPAPAPAPAASSAAAPSGRRRLLMAGAAGLALLLGAIALFWLQRFDGKVNALSLDLSRPDALIRTRSLSRLPADLLRVPLARDVLTEDFVDYYEHHEQRLALSGTLRRIAFEHALSLPERVLESVFDEPAEVALWRGADGTLKHFAVAMTRNGLARALQLALPVLPDTQLETAGTLRGSRARVLVLQYGYGRYLLLVAQGDRVVALSDPGMLLVAAEGEAADGAEPAQDERAAALIARLLDADAGRDSPFAAHFALAAPQASERHQLVVGASFYALGYEAFAPGVAALSFAFDDKGGWRTAALIDADTLPAGGLDGGALWPALPHGASLCALLPADWATLAPLAARVGSGTGEDGGKAGVAELFEDLFTGPAAVCWYGESRLYTPLFVAGLKRDVDDAWAGELAALFTRAIGQGAQEQRTPVEAVRRDNGARLWRRPVETVFGARRGDAEPALAPTLAVSGRTLLFSPDAALADKALDVSAKLYPALADSLPSAARTLALMDPAPLAALLRKEVFAALPRNEETLLRNAADAHLLPRLDALAKYPALRLVRADGALEGRAWHALDWESAGGQR from the coding sequence ATGTCCTCCACACCTGCTCCTGCTCCCGCGCCCGCTGCGTCCAGCGCCGCGGCGCCATCCGGCCGCCGCCGCCTGCTCATGGCCGGCGCTGCCGGCCTCGCCCTGCTGCTCGGCGCCATCGCGCTGTTCTGGCTGCAGCGCTTCGACGGCAAGGTCAATGCGTTGTCGCTCGATCTTTCCCGCCCCGACGCCCTGATCCGCACGCGCAGCCTGTCGCGCCTGCCGGCCGATCTGCTGCGGGTGCCGCTGGCGCGCGACGTGCTGACCGAGGACTTCGTCGATTACTACGAGCATCACGAGCAGCGTCTGGCGCTGTCCGGCACGCTGCGCCGCATCGCCTTCGAACATGCGCTGAGCCTGCCGGAGCGGGTACTGGAATCGGTGTTCGACGAGCCGGCCGAGGTGGCGCTGTGGCGCGGCGCCGACGGTACGCTCAAGCACTTCGCGGTGGCGATGACGCGCAATGGGCTGGCGCGCGCACTGCAGCTGGCGCTGCCGGTGTTGCCCGATACCCAGCTGGAGACCGCCGGCACGCTGCGCGGCAGCCGCGCCCGGGTGCTGGTGCTGCAGTACGGCTACGGCCGCTATCTGCTGCTGGTGGCGCAGGGCGACCGGGTGGTGGCCCTGTCCGATCCCGGCATGCTGCTGGTGGCCGCCGAGGGTGAGGCGGCGGACGGCGCCGAGCCGGCCCAGGACGAGCGCGCCGCCGCGCTGATCGCCCGCCTGCTCGACGCCGATGCCGGGCGCGATTCGCCCTTCGCCGCACACTTCGCGCTGGCCGCGCCGCAGGCGTCGGAGCGGCACCAGCTGGTGGTGGGCGCCTCCTTCTACGCGCTCGGCTACGAGGCCTTCGCGCCGGGCGTGGCCGCGCTGTCCTTCGCCTTCGACGACAAGGGCGGTTGGCGCACCGCTGCGCTGATCGATGCCGACACCCTGCCTGCCGGCGGTCTCGACGGCGGCGCGCTGTGGCCGGCTCTGCCGCACGGTGCCAGCCTGTGCGCGCTGCTGCCGGCCGACTGGGCGACGCTGGCGCCGCTGGCTGCCCGCGTCGGCTCGGGCACGGGCGAGGACGGCGGCAAGGCGGGCGTGGCCGAGCTGTTCGAAGACCTGTTCACAGGCCCGGCGGCGGTGTGCTGGTATGGCGAATCGCGTCTCTACACGCCGCTCTTCGTTGCCGGTCTCAAGCGCGATGTCGACGATGCCTGGGCCGGCGAACTCGCAGCGCTGTTCACCCGGGCGATCGGCCAGGGCGCGCAGGAGCAGCGCACCCCGGTGGAAGCGGTCCGGCGCGACAACGGTGCGCGCCTGTGGCGGCGGCCGGTGGAAACCGTGTTCGGCGCGCGCCGCGGCGATGCGGAGCCGGCACTTGCGCCCACGCTCGCGGTGAGCGGCCGCACGCTGCTGTTCTCGCCCGATGCCGCGCTGGCGGACAAGGCGCTGGATGTGTCCGCCAAGCTCTACCCGGCGCTGGCCGACAGCCTGCCCAGCGCTGCCCGCACGCTGGCGCTGATGGACCCGGCGCCGCTCGCCGCGCTGCTGCGCAAGGAAGTCTTCGCCGCCTTGCCGCGCAACGAGGAGACCCTGCTTCGCAACGCGGCCGACGCTCACCTGTTGCCGCGCCTGGACGCGCTGGCCAAGTATCCGGCCTTGCGCCTGGTGCGCGCCGATGGGGCGCTCGAGGGGCGGGCCTGGCATGCGCTCGACTGGGAGAGCGCCGGGGGCCAGCGCTGA
- a CDS encoding (Fe-S)-binding protein: MKHQLDWSSYETAGQGDAYAGIPATGGDFAKAVAVCISDRSCLKKPKGVMCPSFRATDDPAHSPGERVKVLKAALNGEFGDAPFADPRVKDALDLCVGCKGCKRECANQVDMAAIKIEVLAQRNAALGTSRRDRLFAGLPRLLGERRWVASLVRWRNRSPWLARLGERWLGIAAGRVLPEPAAAPYAAPPAAAAATASELYPALADDRHVILFVDTFARHFEPEVAAAAHAVLSAAGYQVEVLSPAADDAESARPLCCGRTWLSLGQVEAARFEARRMQAALRPALEKGWPVVGLEPSCILSLRDDHLKLGLGAEAEALARQVYLFEEFIARENDRKRLRLALKPIAGGKTLVHGHCHQKAVGAMKSLRKVLRLIPDFDFEFVEASCCGMAGNFGLEAEHAELSRRMAELDLLPALRAAPDAPILANGFSCRHQIREGVAREPIHVALLLQAALA; encoded by the coding sequence ATGAAACATCAACTCGACTGGTCGTCCTACGAAACCGCCGGGCAAGGCGACGCCTATGCCGGCATACCCGCGACCGGGGGCGACTTCGCCAAGGCGGTGGCGGTGTGCATCAGCGACCGCAGCTGCCTGAAGAAACCCAAGGGCGTGATGTGCCCGAGCTTTCGCGCCACCGACGATCCGGCCCATTCGCCCGGCGAGCGCGTCAAGGTGCTCAAGGCCGCGCTCAACGGCGAGTTCGGCGACGCCCCCTTTGCCGATCCGCGCGTCAAGGACGCACTCGACCTCTGCGTCGGCTGCAAGGGTTGCAAGCGCGAATGCGCCAACCAGGTCGACATGGCGGCCATCAAGATCGAGGTGCTCGCCCAGCGCAATGCCGCGCTAGGCACCAGCCGCCGTGACCGCCTCTTCGCCGGCCTGCCGCGCCTGCTCGGCGAACGCCGCTGGGTCGCCAGCCTGGTGCGCTGGCGCAACCGCAGCCCCTGGCTGGCCAGACTGGGCGAACGCTGGCTGGGCATCGCCGCCGGCCGCGTGCTGCCGGAACCAGCCGCCGCGCCTTACGCAGCGCCACCCGCCGCTGCCGCCGCCACGGCGTCCGAGCTCTATCCGGCGCTGGCCGACGACCGCCACGTGATCCTCTTCGTCGACACCTTCGCCCGCCATTTCGAACCCGAAGTCGCCGCCGCCGCCCATGCGGTGCTCAGCGCCGCCGGCTACCAGGTCGAAGTGCTGTCGCCCGCCGCCGACGACGCCGAATCGGCGCGCCCGCTATGCTGCGGCCGCACCTGGCTGTCGCTCGGCCAGGTCGAGGCCGCGCGCTTCGAGGCCCGCCGCATGCAGGCGGCACTACGTCCGGCGCTGGAGAAAGGCTGGCCGGTGGTGGGCCTGGAGCCGTCCTGCATCCTTTCGCTGCGCGACGACCACCTCAAGCTCGGCCTCGGCGCCGAGGCCGAAGCACTCGCCAGGCAGGTCTATCTGTTCGAGGAGTTCATCGCCCGCGAGAACGACCGCAAGCGCCTCAGGCTGGCGCTCAAGCCCATCGCCGGCGGCAAGACCCTGGTGCACGGCCACTGCCACCAGAAGGCGGTCGGCGCGATGAAGTCGCTGCGCAAGGTGCTGCGGCTGATCCCCGACTTCGATTTCGAATTCGTCGAGGCGAGCTGCTGCGGCATGGCGGGCAACTTCGGCCTTGAAGCCGAGCACGCCGAACTGTCCCGCCGCATGGCCGAACTCGACCTGCTGCCGGCGCTGCGTGCGGCGCCGGATGCGCCCATCCTCGCCAACGGCTTTTCCTGTCGCCACCAGATCCGCGAGGGCGTGGCGCGCGAACCCATCCACGTCGCCCTGCTGCTGCAGGCGGCGCTCGCCTGA
- a CDS encoding PAS domain S-box protein gives MTSASSAVSSATRLPEGFDVASLLAHLQVSVADERGCILHANDRFCEACGYGREELIGQSYRMLSSGRQAPDFFHELWKTVRAGLNWRGELSNRRKDGSEFWVELTVVPLPPDADGRRRFVGIGSDITRVVEAELQFRRSEKRFRGLAETISAAILLHRGDKLLYANRAAERITGYGHGQLLEMSIPDLAHPDARDAVRARIAARLRGEEVPEVYEMPIVTANSELRWLEVNATLMEYEDGVAVLATAIDVTERKRAEAAQRHMQQVLQQIIEGDPVPTFVIDANHVVTHWNQACSLVTGTSAQALVGSRRAWSAFYPSERPVLAELIVDGDIEARIETYYRGRFRRSMVIPGAYEAESFFPHFGEHGRWLFFTAAPLRDTKGRIIGAIETLVDISARKQAEEALQRAHDELEGLVARRTEQLARANQALEQDMRRREASERELLRRNMELTELNRRLQEAQAQLLQSEKLASIGQLAAGVAHEINNPIGYVQSNLGTLSRYLDDMREVIAAFDTAAAQLPSEHPAAQALARVRQARDFDFIIDDLPDLLRQSCEGVDRVGRIVADLKDFSRLDGSQEWQSADLHHGLDSTLNIVNNEIKYRAEVVRDYGTLPEVECLPSQLNQVFLNLLVNAAHAMPPERMGRILLRSGHEPGPEGGQVWISVGDDGCGIPPENLGRIFDPFFTTKPVGKGTGLGLSLSYGIVQRHNGRIEVDSTPGRGTTFRVVLPVRQATPAGAQSENSKS, from the coding sequence ATGACTTCAGCGTCGTCCGCCGTTTCGTCGGCCACCCGCCTGCCGGAAGGTTTCGACGTCGCCAGCCTGCTCGCCCACCTGCAAGTGAGCGTGGCCGATGAGCGCGGGTGCATCCTTCACGCCAACGACCGTTTCTGCGAAGCCTGCGGGTACGGCCGCGAGGAGCTGATCGGCCAGTCCTACCGCATGCTCTCGAGCGGCCGCCAAGCGCCGGATTTCTTTCACGAGTTGTGGAAAACCGTGCGTGCCGGGCTCAACTGGCGCGGCGAGCTGTCGAACCGGCGCAAGGACGGTTCGGAATTCTGGGTGGAACTCACCGTGGTGCCGCTGCCGCCGGACGCCGACGGCCGCCGCCGCTTCGTCGGCATCGGCTCGGACATCACCCGGGTGGTCGAGGCTGAGCTGCAGTTCCGCCGCAGCGAGAAGCGCTTTCGCGGCCTCGCCGAAACCATCAGCGCGGCCATCCTGCTCCACCGCGGCGACAAGCTGCTCTATGCCAACCGGGCGGCCGAGCGGATCACCGGCTACGGGCACGGCCAGTTGCTGGAGATGAGCATTCCCGACCTGGCCCACCCGGACGCGCGCGATGCGGTGCGCGCACGGATCGCGGCGCGGCTGCGCGGCGAGGAAGTGCCCGAGGTGTACGAGATGCCCATCGTCACCGCCAACAGCGAGCTGCGCTGGCTGGAGGTTAACGCGACCCTCATGGAATATGAGGACGGCGTCGCCGTGCTGGCGACCGCCATCGACGTTACCGAGCGCAAGCGCGCCGAGGCGGCGCAGCGCCATATGCAGCAGGTGCTGCAGCAGATCATCGAGGGCGACCCGGTGCCGACCTTCGTGATCGACGCCAACCACGTGGTGACGCACTGGAACCAGGCCTGCAGCCTGGTGACCGGAACGTCGGCTCAGGCGCTGGTGGGCAGCCGGCGCGCGTGGTCGGCCTTCTACCCGAGCGAGCGGCCGGTGCTGGCCGAGCTCATCGTCGATGGCGACATCGAGGCGCGCATCGAGACCTACTACCGAGGGCGCTTTCGCCGCTCGATGGTGATACCCGGCGCCTACGAGGCCGAGAGCTTCTTCCCCCATTTCGGCGAGCATGGCCGCTGGCTGTTCTTTACCGCGGCACCCCTGCGCGACACCAAGGGGCGCATCATCGGCGCCATCGAAACCCTGGTGGACATCAGCGCGCGCAAGCAGGCCGAGGAGGCGCTGCAGCGCGCCCACGACGAACTCGAAGGTCTGGTGGCCCGCCGCACCGAGCAGCTGGCGCGTGCCAACCAGGCACTGGAGCAGGACATGCGCCGGCGCGAGGCGTCAGAACGCGAGCTGCTGCGGCGCAATATGGAACTGACCGAACTCAACCGACGCCTGCAGGAAGCCCAGGCGCAGCTGCTGCAGTCGGAGAAGCTGGCGTCCATCGGCCAGCTGGCCGCCGGCGTCGCCCACGAGATCAACAATCCGATCGGCTACGTGCAGTCGAATCTCGGCACCCTGTCGCGCTATCTCGACGACATGCGCGAGGTGATCGCCGCCTTCGACACGGCCGCTGCGCAACTGCCGTCCGAGCATCCGGCGGCGCAGGCGCTGGCGCGCGTGCGCCAGGCGCGCGACTTCGACTTCATCATCGACGACCTTCCCGACCTGCTGCGCCAGTCATGCGAAGGCGTCGATCGGGTCGGCCGCATCGTGGCCGACCTCAAGGACTTTTCCCGCCTCGACGGCAGCCAGGAGTGGCAGTCCGCCGACTTGCACCACGGGCTGGATTCCACGCTCAACATCGTCAACAACGAGATCAAGTACCGCGCCGAGGTGGTGCGCGACTACGGCACGCTGCCCGAGGTGGAATGCCTGCCCTCGCAGCTCAACCAGGTGTTCCTCAATCTGCTGGTCAATGCCGCGCACGCGATGCCCCCCGAACGCATGGGCCGCATCCTGCTGCGCAGCGGCCACGAACCGGGCCCGGAGGGCGGGCAGGTGTGGATCAGCGTGGGCGACGACGGCTGCGGCATTCCGCCGGAAAATCTCGGCCGCATCTTCGACCCCTTCTTCACTACCAAGCCGGTAGGCAAGGGCACCGGGCTGGGCTTGTCGCTTTCCTACGGCATCGTGCAGCGCCACAACGGTCGCATCGAGGTCGACAGCACACCCGGCCGCGGCACCACCTTCCGCGTCGTGCTGCCGGTGCGGCAGGCGACGCCCGCCGGTGCTCAGAGCGAGAATTCGAAGAGCTGA